The nucleotide sequence GCGGGCGAGCCGCGGTGGCTGAGCGACGCCGAGAGAGCGGTCTGGATTCGGTTCGCGGCGGTGCTCGAGCTCCTGCCGCCCGCCCTCGACCAGCAGCTCGAGCGCGACGAGGGCCTCAGTCACTTCGAGTACTTCGTGCTCGCCATGCTGTCGGAGGCCCGCGAGCGCACCCTGCGCATGACCAGTCTCGCCACCCGGACGAACGCCACGCTCCCCCGGCTGTCGCGCGTCGTCCAGCGGCTCGAAGCGCAGGGGCTCGTGCGGCGCTCTCCGTGCGCTGAAGACCGTCGGGCGACGAACGCGACCCTGACCGACGCCGGATGGGCGAAGGTCGTGCACGCCGCACCGGGCCATGTCGAGAACGTGCGGGCGTCGGTGCTCGACGCGCTGAGCCCCGCGCAGGTCGCTGCGCTGGGCGAGATCAGCGCGCTCCTGCTCGGCCGGCTCGACCCCGACGGGCGGATGTTCGCGTCGCAGCCGGGCGAGGACGCCTAGCCGACCGTTCGTGCCGCAGCCCGGAGAGGCCGCCTGAGCAACCCGCCCCGGGAATGCCCCGCCGCCGGTGTAGTTGGATCGAGGCATGAAGGCCATCGTCTACTCCCGCACCGGTTCCCCCGACGTCCTCGAGCTCGTCGATCGCGAGCCGCAGGAGCCAGCGCCCGGCGAGGTCCGCGTGCGCATCGTCGTCTCCGGCGTGAACCCCACCGACTGGAAGTCGCGCACCAACGGCCCCCTCGCCTTCGCCGAGGTCACCCCGAACCAGGACGGCTCAGGCGTCGTCGATGCCGTGGGCGACGGCGTGACCGACTTCGCCGTGGGCGACCGCGTCTGGACCTTCATGTCGGCGCGCGACCGCCCGACCGGAACGGCGCAGGAGCTGACGAACCTCCCCGCCGACCGCGTCGTGAAGCTGCCCGTCGGCGCGAGCTTCGACGTCGGGGCGAGCATGGGCGTCCCCGCGCTGACGGCTCACCGCGCGCTCACGGTGCTCGAGGACGGCCCCACACGGCTCGGCCCGGGCGCGCTCGAGGGCCGCTACGTGCTCGTCGCGGGCGGCGCCGGAGCCGTCGGCCACGCCGCGATCCAGCTGGCGCGCTGGTCGGGAGCGACCGTCATCACCACCGTCTCGAGCGACGACAAGGCAGCGCTCGCCCGCGCCGCCGGTGCCCATCACGTCGTCAACTACCGCACCGAGGACACCGCGGCGGTCGTCCGGGCGATCGCTCCGAACGGCGTCGACATCGTCGTCGAGGTGTCGATCGTGCAGAACGCCGAGCTCGACGCGGCTGTCGTCGCCGACCGGGCGGTCGTGTCGATGTACGCCGACGACGCCGGCGCGACGGCCTCGCTGGCGGTCCGTCCGAATATGTCGACGAACACGCGATACCAGTTCGTGCTGCTGTACACGATCGGTGCCGCGGCCCTCCGCCGCGGCGTCGAGGACGTCACCGAGGCCCTCATCGCCGGTGTGCTGCCCGTCGGGGCCGACGCCGGGCTGCCGCTCGTGCGATTCCCCCTCGCCGAGACGGCCGCGGCGCACCAGGCCGTGCAGGACTCCGTCGTCGGCAAGGTACTCATCGACGTGTCGCAGCCGTAGCCGCCCTCTGGACCTCCCGAAAACGACTCTGCACACGTGATTTCGCGCGTGCAGAGTCGTTTCTGGGAGGGCTAGACTTGTCCTGACATTCTTACAACGTCGGGAGGCTCCATGCGCATCGCCATCGTCGGCTACGGCTCGGGCGGAAGGTACTTCCACGCCCCGTTCATCGAGGCGGCCGACGGGGTCGAGCTCGTCGCCGTCGTGGCGCGCTCGGCCGAGAAGCAGGCGCTGGTGGCGCAGGATCTGGGGGTCCCCACCTACGACAGCCTCACGTCCCTCCTCGCCGCCGGCCTCCTCCGCCCCGGCATCGACGCCGTGACGATCACGACGCCCCCGCACACCCGCCGCGACCTCGTCCTCGAGGCGATCGCCGCCGGGCTCCACGTCGTGGCCGACAAGCCGTTCGCGCCCACCGCCGCCGACGGGCAGGAGCTCGTCGACGCCGCCGCAGCCGCCGGCGTCACACTCAGCGTCTTCCACAACCGCCGCTTCGACGCCGACATCCGCACGCTGGCGGGGGTCGTCGCCGGCGGCCGCCTGGGTGAGCTGTGGCGCGTGCACTCGCGGTTCGACCTCGACGAGCCCGATGCGCTGGAGGCGGGCGAGTCGGGCGGGCTCCTGCGCGACCTGGGCAGTCACCTCGTCGACCAGATGCTCTGGCTGCTCGGAGACGTGGAGTCGGTGTCGGCTGCCCTCGACTGGGTCGACCTTCCCGAGGGGCGGACCGACGCCGGATTCGTCATCGCCCTGCGGCACGCGAGCGGGGTCGTGTCGTACGTCGAGTCGTCGAAGATCAACCACATCGCCTCGCGGACCCTCCGGGCGTACGGGGCCGAGGGCAGCTACGTCGCCGACG is from Frondihabitans australicus and encodes:
- a CDS encoding Gfo/Idh/MocA family protein; translation: MRIAIVGYGSGGRYFHAPFIEAADGVELVAVVARSAEKQALVAQDLGVPTYDSLTSLLAAGLLRPGIDAVTITTPPHTRRDLVLEAIAAGLHVVADKPFAPTAADGQELVDAAAAAGVTLSVFHNRRFDADIRTLAGVVAGGRLGELWRVHSRFDLDEPDALEAGESGGLLRDLGSHLVDQMLWLLGDVESVSAALDWVDLPEGRTDAGFVIALRHASGVVSYVESSKINHIASRTLRAYGAEGSYVADGTDVQARAILAGERPADDRAGWGYEDESRWGTLATAAGAEAVPSAQGAAFEFYEQFARAVAGRGEAPSPGPEGVRALAVLDAARASAASGAWTPVARP
- a CDS encoding NADPH:quinone reductase; amino-acid sequence: MKAIVYSRTGSPDVLELVDREPQEPAPGEVRVRIVVSGVNPTDWKSRTNGPLAFAEVTPNQDGSGVVDAVGDGVTDFAVGDRVWTFMSARDRPTGTAQELTNLPADRVVKLPVGASFDVGASMGVPALTAHRALTVLEDGPTRLGPGALEGRYVLVAGGAGAVGHAAIQLARWSGATVITTVSSDDKAALARAAGAHHVVNYRTEDTAAVVRAIAPNGVDIVVEVSIVQNAELDAAVVADRAVVSMYADDAGATASLAVRPNMSTNTRYQFVLLYTIGAAALRRGVEDVTEALIAGVLPVGADAGLPLVRFPLAETAAAHQAVQDSVVGKVLIDVSQP
- a CDS encoding MarR family winged helix-turn-helix transcriptional regulator, giving the protein MANDGTGGSAGEVRGAGVSAGEPRWLSDAERAVWIRFAAVLELLPPALDQQLERDEGLSHFEYFVLAMLSEARERTLRMTSLATRTNATLPRLSRVVQRLEAQGLVRRSPCAEDRRATNATLTDAGWAKVVHAAPGHVENVRASVLDALSPAQVAALGEISALLLGRLDPDGRMFASQPGEDA